The DNA window ATACCAAGGTGATCAATGTTTTTACTCGAATATTCCATGCCGGTTGATTCTTATTTTGATTATATAAAATCAACGGGCACCATGTGCGGAATGTGGGGTATGGGTGGTTTAATAGTGAATATCCAAATCCAATAGCGAAGAAGGAATTTTTACTCGATTATGATTGTTTTTCAAAAAATGAAATAGATATTTCTTCTATCATTGGTCAAATTTATATACTACATGAAGAAATTAAAAATTTATTTGATCATAGCACCTATAAAGAGAACTTACAACCGTATGTGAGATGAAAAAATGACCTATAACGAAACAGATGATTACTTTAACGAGCCAGGAACATTTGCACCAAAACCCCAAAAAAAAGAAGAGACGTATCCTTTCAATATAGATATCGACTACGAAAAATATGAGAAGACGCAGGTAAAAAGAAAGGTTTTGGGGTATATTTCTAAGCAAGACTGATTCAATGTATATTAAGCATACTTCTAAACGAATCTGCCAGGGAGATATATTTCGTAACATAGATATTATTGATTGGAAGATAAAAGATAACTCAAGTAAATATGAAATTTCTCAAGCAACTTTGCCATATGTCATCGTATTGACTCAAGACTGCGATCTGGAATGGGATTTCAACAACAGGTCTCAATCCGCTTCTGAAAAACATGATAAATATCTGCAAACGATTTTGATATGCCCTGCCTACAATGCAGAAGTGTTCAGAATTGGTGATCATTTAAAATCTATTGGATTAAAAATGCACGAATGGAAGAAGAGTGAAGATTATAAGCGGATAACACAGCAGAACCATGCAAGATTTCATTTTTTAGAAAAAAATCAAGCATTGCAGGTACCACAGTTAATAGTTGATTTTAAACATTATTATACTATTCCCAGAGATCCCCTATATAAGATGTATGCAGAACATTATTTAGCTACTATTAATCATCTTTTTCGAGAATCTTTGTCCCAACGTTTTTCAAGTTATTTGAGCAGAATTGGATTGCCTGATATCAAAGAAAGAGTGGATGTTGAAAATGCATCGTTAGTGACTTCAACATCCTCAGTAGTATCTCCGCCCCCCGTTTTTGACAGAAACAAATGTGATGAAGAGCAATAAATACCCTCATGCGCCCACCGTTGATGCTCCCGATTAAAATCGGGAGTCATTGATTGCAACGATGGGCGTGTCCTTGTGTATCCGCTGGAATATGTTGAACCAGAATAACAATCGTGTTGCCAAAATTGGGGCACTTTTTTCCTCAAAAAGACTAAAAAACATGAGAAATCTTAAATACATTATAGGATTATAATAATATGTGGGGTTATAGTGAGTACGCAATGCGGATATGAACGAGTTATATTTTAAGGAGGTCCGCTATGAACATTCTTTTAATTCTGGATAAGGATGCGAAAACGGAGATTTCAGAAGATTTGAGAGCTAAAATCATCCGGGCGCTGGCTGAAAAAGGACACCAGGTTGAAGTAATCGAGCTGAGGCAAAATGATGCGTTACCCTGCCTGGGTTGCTTCTCCTACTGCCTGATAGAGCACCCGGAAGAATGCGTCCATAAAGATAGGGTAAATGAAGTAAAGAAAACGGTTAAAAACTACAATGCGACCTTTTTCCTGACTCCCGTTTTGTTCGGACATTTCGGTTCAACTGTAAAAAACGCCATGGACAGGGGGACCGGCAGCCATAACTGGCAGGTCATCATCGGCTACGGCAGCGACATTGATGAAGAAGAGAAAAACACCTTCATAGATCTTATCATCAAACACGGCGGGAGCGCGGATATTGTCCATCCTGGCATGGTCAGGCAGGTGGATGTCTTTGTCACTATGTCTTCCAGCGACAACACCGCGATTTGCGAAGTGATTAAGAAAATGAGCCTGATGCTGGAGGCTGCATGAAAACTGTTTGTTTTATAAACGGAAGCCTGAGGGGGAAGAAAGCTTCATCACTTGAGTTTTTGAATGATGTAAACCAGAAACTCTCCGATGTAGAATACAGCAAGACATTTATCACCGTAAAGGCCAGAGTGGGAGGAGACTATCCTGAAGG is part of the Candidatus Methanoperedens sp. genome and encodes:
- a CDS encoding flavodoxin family protein, with protein sequence MLRRSAMNILLILDKDAKTEISEDLRAKIIRALAEKGHQVEVIELRQNDALPCLGCFSYCLIEHPEECVHKDRVNEVKKTVKNYNATFFLTPVLFGHFGSTVKNAMDRGTGSHNWQVIIGYGSDIDEEEKNTFIDLIIKHGGSADIVHPGMVRQVDVFVTMSSSDNTAICEVIKKMSLMLEAA